In the Armatimonas rosea genome, CCGTCGATAACGTGGAGCTCCGGTGCCCAGATATGTGCGCCCTGTGGCCCGCTCGTGTGCTGGTGCCAGATCGTCACCGGCTCTGCCTCGGTTAGACCCGCGAGGCTACGGGCACGGCGTAGCTCGATCCGGTCGTAGGCGGGGACCGTGGCCGTGAGGTAGTAGTAGCCGTCGGTGTGGAGCACGATATGCGGGTCTGCCCGCTGCGCGACCAAGGGGTTGCACCACGCGAGAATGGTTTCGTCGTTCATGTCTAGAAGGATACAGTAGATCAGCCCGGACAACATAGTCGCCCGGACAACGAGTGTCCGGGCTTGAGAGGGCGACGGGCACCTTCGTGCCCAGCAGATTCCGTTGGCTGCGAAGGCAGCCGTAGCCCTCTCAAGCCCGAGGACTCGTTCCTAGGGCAAAACTCGTTCCTCGGGCTCTTGTGCTTCCGGTAACTCGTGGTTCCGGCAATCTGCTCGGGGCGGTATGATAGGAACACTTAGAAAATCGGAGCGAATGGGAAATGACAACGAGACTGCTGGTGGTGGCAACGGCGCTCTTGGGGGGGAGTATCGGGGGCGGTGTGCGACATCGCGACATTACACCGGCGCAGCTACGGGAGAAGCTAAGCGAGGCCGCACGCTTCTCGGAGAAGAAGTATAGCCCGGCAAGCTGGACGGAGCTACGGCTGGTGATGGCGCAGGCGCGGCAGGTCGTGGACCGGGCGGGGGCATCGCCTGCGGAGCTTGAGGCCGCCTTGGTGCGGGTGCAGAAGGGCATCGATGCTCTTAAAGAGCGAGCGAGCATCCCCGATAGCACCCCACGGCTTGGCTTGGCAGCGTCGCTGTTTGCCACGGAGCGCACGGGCCTGGTGAACAATGTCGCCCTGCGCTGGGCCGCCGCCGTCCCCTGCGAGTCCTTTGAGCTCTACCGTGCCACGGGGAGGGGCGGGAGCTTTACGAAGGTCTACAGTGGCCGCGGGATGTCGTTTCAGGACTACGGGCTCAAGCCGGGGAGCTATACCTACAAGCTGGAGGCGCACTCGCAGGGGGGGACACTGACTGCCACCGCCGTGCCGATCACGACCATGCCCCTGCCGTCCCGCCTGCTCGAGTACTCGAACCAGACTGGTGACGGAGCCTCGGCACTGGGCGAGCCGCTGAAGGTGGGCAAGACCTACTACAAGTTCGAGGGCAAGCGCGACGGCAAGACAGTCCGCTACTCGGTGCAGACCTCGCTCGATGGCAAGAGCTGGAAGGACGGTCCGGTGGTGCTCGACGAGACCAGCCACCCCGAGCTCGCCGACTTCAAGTTCGAGGCCAACAACATCTTCTACGACAAGGCCCGCGACCGGATTGTCTGGTGGTGCCACTGGGAGCGCTCGGGGGGAAGCTACGCCGACGGGCGCGCCTTTGTGGCGACCGCAAAGCCCGGTGAGCGCTTCCAGGTCCACCGGATCGAGAGCCCCTTGGGAGTCCAGGTTCGTGATATGAGTGTCTTTATCGACGACGATAAAAAAGGCTACTTGGTGGCGGCGTCGAACGTCCCCGGGCAGGGTGCGAACGCCACTCTCACGCTCTTTGCCCTCAACGACGACTACACGGCGGTGACCCGCATTGTCAATAAGGCGATGGAGGAGGAGTACCGCGAGGCACCGCATATCGTCAAGACCGGTGGCTTCTACTACCTCTTCTTCTCCCAGGCGGCGGGCTGGTACCCGAGCCGCGCGGGCTATGTCACGGCGCGGTCGCTGGAGGGGCGCTGGAGCGAGCCGCGTGCCTTGGGCAACTCCTCCACCTTCGCGGCGCAGTCCGGGGCGATCTTGGACTACGGCCGTGGAAAGTCCTTTACGCCCGTGCTCATGGCCAACCGCTGGATCCGTGGGGAGGGGACCAGCGCCAACGCCGCGATTCCGCTCCAGTGCGTCGCGGGCTTTGCCTTGGGAGACTACGCCCCGACTCTCTTGCTGGACCCGGCAAGGGGCCTGGTCATTCCCCTTGAGGCAGGGCGGCTGCTCTCGCAGGACCGGCCCGCGACGGCCTCGCTTCCAGGGAGCCCCGACCACGATGTCAGCAGGGCGTTCGATGGCGACTACAGCACGGCGTTCCAGAGCGACGAGAAAAAGTGGCCTTTTACGGTGACCACGGACCTGGGCGCGGTGTGCAAGGTGCAGAATGTCCAGATCTCCTGGCACCTGCACAAGGGCTCCGAGGCCTACTACAAGTACACCCTGGAGGGCAGCGTCGATGGCAAGGCCTGGCGCGTCCTACTGGACCGCACCGATGATAAAGACACGCGGGTTAGCAAGACCTACGGCTTTAGCAACGACCTCCTTCCCGATTCCCCCGCCGTGCGCTATGTGCGGGTGGTGGTGCAGCGAGCTGTGCTCCACAACAATCCCAACAACTGGTACCCCCCGACCCTCTATGAAGTGAAAGTCTATGGTATCCGCTCGGCGGAGTAAGACGTTTCCGGTGAGCCGTGAGGCGCTCTGGGAGCTCCTCTCGGACACGGAGCGGCTCAACCGGGAGCTCAAACTTCCCTCGGTCGCGTTCGCCTTTACGCCACGAAGGGAAGGGGGCTCGACGCTACGAGGGGCGGCCCGCTTTGGCCCACTCACGCTACGCTACACCGAGGAGCCGTACCGCTGGGTGCGGCCAAGTCTCTGGTGGGTGCAGCGCTTCCCCGAGAACGGGCCGGTCTCGGTCTACCGTGTGGGCGTGAACCTAGAGCCCGACGGCGCGGGGACACGCCTCACCGCCTGGTCTGAGGCCGAGCCACGTGGCATCGGGGGGACGCTCCTCGCCCAGCGGATTGTGGAGAGTAGCGTGGACGGCCTGCTCCGCGCCTGCACGAGCTTTGCAGCCTACTTGGAAGGCAAGCAACCGACTCCCTATCCCAAACACACCCCGCGCGCCACGGAGAGCAGCTCGCCGCATGGGCTGGCCGAGCGCCTGCGTGCCTTTCTGCTCACCGCTCCCCCCGAGGATATTATTGATTTTCGCCCCTTTGGGCTGGCGGATCGCTGGCAAGAGGATCGAATGGTCGTGCTCAAAGCCTGCCTCGATGCCGTTCGTCGAGGGGAGCTTGAGCTCCACTGGCGCCTGCTCTGTCCCGCCTGCCGTGGCGCGGGGCCGTCGGTGGAGACCTTGGATGCCCTGACATCGGACAAGGCACACTGCGCGTCGTGCAATATCTCCTTTGGCCCCGCCTTCGACCAGGATGTCGAGGTCTGTTTCTCGGTCGCACCCGCCCTCCGCAAGGCCGATGACGGCGCGGCGACCTACTGCATCGGCGGACCGCACCGGATGCGCCATGTCGTGGTGCAGTGGCAAGTCCCGCCAAAGACAACCGAGAAAATAGACGTAGACTTGCCACCAGGAATCTATCGTTTGCGCTCACCACAAACTCAGGACAAAACAGAGTTGCTCTTGCTAGACAAGGAAGGTGGTGGAGAGCTGGCCTATTACCAGGGAGGACTTGTCTCTGATGGCTATCTTGCGCAACCTGAGGGCATAGGGCAGTGTTTTGCCTATGCTCGTGGAAGTTGGCATCTTCGTAACTACGCGGATTTTCCGGTGCTGTTTCGGCTGGAGAGCTTGGGCTGGCGCGAGGATGCGGCGACGGCGGCGCAGGTGACGGCGCTGGGGGAGTTTCGGCGGCACTTTGGCTCGGAGGTGCTTGCGCCGGGGCAGGAGCTGGTGGTCCGGCAAGTCACC is a window encoding:
- a CDS encoding discoidin domain-containing protein yields the protein MTTRLLVVATALLGGSIGGGVRHRDITPAQLREKLSEAARFSEKKYSPASWTELRLVMAQARQVVDRAGASPAELEAALVRVQKGIDALKERASIPDSTPRLGLAASLFATERTGLVNNVALRWAAAVPCESFELYRATGRGGSFTKVYSGRGMSFQDYGLKPGSYTYKLEAHSQGGTLTATAVPITTMPLPSRLLEYSNQTGDGASALGEPLKVGKTYYKFEGKRDGKTVRYSVQTSLDGKSWKDGPVVLDETSHPELADFKFEANNIFYDKARDRIVWWCHWERSGGSYADGRAFVATAKPGERFQVHRIESPLGVQVRDMSVFIDDDKKGYLVAASNVPGQGANATLTLFALNDDYTAVTRIVNKAMEEEYREAPHIVKTGGFYYLFFSQAAGWYPSRAGYVTARSLEGRWSEPRALGNSSTFAAQSGAILDYGRGKSFTPVLMANRWIRGEGTSANAAIPLQCVAGFALGDYAPTLLLDPARGLVIPLEAGRLLSQDRPATASLPGSPDHDVSRAFDGDYSTAFQSDEKKWPFTVTTDLGAVCKVQNVQISWHLHKGSEAYYKYTLEGSVDGKAWRVLLDRTDDKDTRVSKTYGFSNDLLPDSPAVRYVRVVVQRAVLHNNPNNWYPPTLYEVKVYGIRSAE
- a CDS encoding adenylate/guanylate cyclase domain-containing protein; the encoded protein is MVSARRSKTFPVSREALWELLSDTERLNRELKLPSVAFAFTPRREGGSTLRGAARFGPLTLRYTEEPYRWVRPSLWWVQRFPENGPVSVYRVGVNLEPDGAGTRLTAWSEAEPRGIGGTLLAQRIVESSVDGLLRACTSFAAYLEGKQPTPYPKHTPRATESSSPHGLAERLRAFLLTAPPEDIIDFRPFGLADRWQEDRMVVLKACLDAVRRGELELHWRLLCPACRGAGPSVETLDALTSDKAHCASCNISFGPAFDQDVEVCFSVAPALRKADDGAATYCIGGPHRMRHVVVQWQVPPKTTEKIDVDLPPGIYRLRSPQTQDKTELLLLDKEGGGELAYYQGGLVSDGYLAQPEGIGQCFAYARGSWHLRNYADFPVLFRLESLGWREDAATAAQVTALGEFRRHFGSEVLAPGQELVVRQVTILFTDLKGSTQMYATQGDAPSYATVRAHFEQLTQILERHDGALIKTIGDAVMAAFQDPAQAVQAALAIQRECAPLVVKLGLHNGPALAVTANGQLDYFGQTVNLASRVQGQSHGGDIVVTDSLIAYVPEAMPRASFTAQLKGTDQPLTLWRIVLNDKIP